One window of Nitratidesulfovibrio sp. genomic DNA carries:
- the panC gene encoding pantoate--beta-alanine ligase — MQILTDPRTLQQTCLRWRADGKHTVLVPTMGYYHAGHESLMSYARSLGDKVVVSLFVNPTQFGPGEDLAAYPRDLERDAALAEANGADILFTPQPADMFPAGHATWIEVPSLAGTLCGITRPTHFRGVCTVVMKLFQLAMPRTAVFGQKDWQQLAIIRRMARDLNVPVDVVGRPIVREADGLAMSSRNIYLSTEERAQAPNIHHGLALGRALVQGGERDAAAVAEAMRRYWRENLPLAQEDYISIVHPETLEPLARITDAALCAVAFRLGKARLIDNMLLAGE, encoded by the coding sequence ATGCAGATACTCACCGATCCCCGTACGTTGCAACAGACCTGCCTGCGCTGGCGGGCCGACGGCAAGCACACCGTGCTGGTGCCCACCATGGGCTATTACCACGCCGGGCACGAAAGCCTGATGTCCTACGCCCGTTCCCTGGGCGACAAGGTGGTGGTCAGCCTGTTCGTGAACCCCACCCAGTTCGGCCCCGGCGAAGACCTGGCCGCCTATCCGCGCGACCTTGAACGCGATGCCGCCCTGGCCGAGGCCAACGGCGCGGACATCCTGTTCACCCCGCAGCCCGCCGACATGTTTCCTGCGGGCCATGCCACGTGGATAGAGGTGCCCTCGCTGGCGGGCACGCTGTGCGGCATCACGCGCCCCACCCATTTCCGGGGGGTGTGCACCGTGGTCATGAAGCTGTTCCAACTGGCCATGCCGCGCACCGCCGTGTTCGGCCAGAAGGACTGGCAGCAACTGGCCATCATCCGCCGCATGGCGCGCGACCTGAACGTGCCCGTGGACGTGGTGGGCCGCCCCATCGTGCGCGAGGCGGACGGACTGGCCATGAGTTCGCGCAACATCTACCTTTCGACCGAAGAACGTGCCCAGGCCCCCAACATCCACCACGGCCTGGCCCTTGGCCGGGCGCTGGTGCAGGGGGGCGAGCGAGACGCCGCCGCAGTGGCCGAGGCCATGCGCCGCTACTGGCGCGAGAACCTGCCCCTGGCGCAGGAAGACTACATTTCCATCGTGCATCCGGAAACGCTGGAGCCGCTTGCGCGCATCACCGACGCGGCCCTGTGCGCCGTTGCCTTTCGCCTGGGCAAGGCCCGGCTTATCGACAACATGCTGCTGGCGGGCGAATAG
- the metK gene encoding methionine adenosyltransferase, translated as MIPGKGRYFFTSESVTEGHPDKVADQISDAVLDVLLAQDPMSRVACETLVTTGMAFIAGEIRTKGFADLPEVVRSTIRNIGYNSSEMGFDWKTCAVISSIDKQSGDIAQGVDRGNPEDQGAGDQGMMFGFACDETATLMPAPIYWAHQLSQRLTKVRKDGILDFLRPDGKTQVSFEYVDGKPMHINNVVVSSQHADNVSNTTIREGIIEEVIKKTLPEGLMADDCEIFINTTGRFVVGGPMGDCGLTGRKIIQDTYGGAGHHGGGAFSGKDASKVDRSGAYMGRYIAKNVVKAGLAPKCEVQIAYCIGVAEPVSVLVSSLGSSELSDEVLTRAVREVFDLRPYHIIKRLDLNRPIYGKTTCYGHFGRELPEFTWEQCDAVADLRTAAKV; from the coding sequence ATGATTCCCGGAAAAGGCCGCTACTTCTTCACGTCCGAATCCGTCACCGAAGGCCACCCCGACAAGGTTGCCGACCAGATTTCCGATGCCGTGCTTGACGTGCTGCTGGCGCAGGACCCCATGTCCCGCGTGGCCTGCGAAACGCTGGTGACCACCGGCATGGCCTTCATCGCGGGCGAAATCCGCACCAAGGGCTTTGCCGACCTGCCCGAGGTGGTGCGCTCGACCATCCGGAACATCGGCTACAACAGCTCGGAAATGGGCTTCGACTGGAAGACCTGCGCGGTCATTTCCTCCATCGACAAGCAGTCGGGCGACATCGCCCAGGGCGTGGACCGGGGCAACCCCGAAGACCAGGGCGCGGGCGACCAGGGCATGATGTTCGGCTTTGCCTGCGATGAAACCGCCACCCTGATGCCCGCCCCCATCTACTGGGCGCACCAGCTTTCGCAGCGCCTGACCAAGGTGCGCAAGGACGGCATCCTCGACTTCCTGCGGCCCGACGGCAAGACCCAGGTTTCGTTCGAATACGTGGACGGCAAGCCCATGCACATCAACAATGTGGTGGTCTCGTCGCAGCATGCCGACAACGTGTCCAACACCACCATCCGCGAAGGCATCATCGAGGAAGTGATCAAGAAGACGCTGCCCGAAGGCCTGATGGCCGACGACTGCGAAATCTTCATCAACACCACTGGCCGGTTCGTGGTCGGCGGCCCCATGGGCGACTGCGGCCTGACCGGCCGCAAGATCATCCAGGACACCTACGGCGGCGCAGGCCACCACGGCGGCGGCGCATTCTCGGGCAAGGACGCCTCCAAGGTGGACCGTTCCGGCGCCTACATGGGCCGCTACATCGCCAAGAACGTGGTCAAGGCCGGCCTTGCCCCCAAGTGCGAAGTGCAGATCGCCTACTGCATCGGCGTGGCCGAGCCTGTTTCGGTGCTGGTTTCCTCGCTGGGCAGCAGCGAACTGTCGGACGAAGTGCTGACCCGCGCCGTGCGCGAGGTGTTCGACCTGCGCCCGTACCACATCATCAAGCGTCTTGACCTGAACCGCCCCATCTACGGCAAGACCACCTGCTACGGCCACTTCGGCCGCGAACTGCCCGAGTTCACCTGGGAGCAGTGCGACGCCGTGGCCGACCTGCGTACCGCCGCCAAGGTGTAG
- a CDS encoding PilZ domain-containing protein — protein sequence MERRRHARIFLKAYGLNQSCRVHMDGTDRIAQIIDISPGGSRMLLADGNPMPAQGLRGTLVRGENFQLAYLSDVAYTVAWVNGSEFGASFDVDLDASVSGLQADLADLAG from the coding sequence ATGGAACGCAGGCGCCACGCGCGCATTTTTCTGAAAGCCTACGGCTTGAACCAGTCGTGCCGAGTGCACATGGACGGTACGGACCGCATCGCCCAGATCATCGACATCAGCCCCGGCGGCTCGCGCATGCTGCTGGCCGACGGCAACCCCATGCCCGCGCAGGGCTTGCGGGGCACGTTGGTGCGGGGCGAGAATTTTCAGTTGGCCTACCTGAGCGACGTGGCCTACACGGTGGCCTGGGTCAACGGCAGCGAGTTCGGGGCCAGCTTTGACGTGGACCTGGACGCCTCGGTGTCGGGCTTGCAGGCGGACCTGGCCGATCTGGCGGGATAG